A genomic segment from Gilvibacter sp. SZ-19 encodes:
- a CDS encoding choice-of-anchor L domain-containing protein encodes MKKLLFPLFFLLATLYGFSQTIVMQDGTFNTCTGTFVDSGGTAAPYGNSEDFTITLCPDTAGMAITLDFSVFATETGGDVMTIYDGPDTTGTVIGSFSGPTSPGTVYTSPATTTGCLTIRFQSNAVVFGAGWEAAISCILPSDIPLSPFINVDTTTYTVQELVEDILIDSPCAESSNYTSSTGTDFGDVNGIGYFNAEGSGFPFAEGVILTTGSAEEAEGPNDEILGAGGWPGDADLAAILGIPLGELNNASYIQFDFVPSIPEIAFDFIFASEEYNQNFECSFSDSFAFILTNTATGVVENLAVLPGTAIPIQVTNIRPEVPGFCAAVNEIYFDTYNFLPFADETTAPIDFNGQTTVLTAMGMVTPGDPYNIKLVIADNQDDLYDAAVFIEAGSFDIDINLGDDILISDGSAPCEGETIALSSGGGSPGATYQWYIFNDTTGVFDPIPGATLPTIVIDTPGLYRLEAIFASGCTVSDEVLVEFFPAPVPGIPDPLTICDDDNDGFADFTLTDADAQIIDGATGVSVRYYLNTADAEAGGTGTALASPYTNITNPQTVYARLENDITRCFNIVELELIVYDTPVLADPIPNFVVCDDDTDGFFVFDLTSWDTQVTADPTDLTINYYETLADADAATSPITPADAYTNVSNPQTIYVRLENTDGCSIVGQFDLIINPLPVYTPPVNYELCDYDDVLDDSTEFDLSTVTTAMTADDPLLNVSYYLTLADAEAGAPALPLLYTNTTNPQTIWTRIEVAATGCFVIESFDLVVLDTPFANPPVSLKECDTDTDGIDEFDLTQADADIIGGQTGVFVNYYFTLAEAEAGDPATALPSPYTNVTSPQTVYARIENAVTGCYDVTELELIVILATPLPTYELCDDDVADGFTVFDLTLWDFEIAADPTGLDITYHETAADASAGTPAITPADAYTNTSNPQTIYVRVVNSDGCVTIGLFDLEVLPLPIFTPPTPLGICDDAVLDGFAPFDLTVKDPEITGGDPTLSVTYYLTEADADAATGALVSPYTNTSNPQIIYARIDDSTTGCHDTTPMELIVYAPPTAFPPTPLERCDNDADDVALFDLTLADADIIGGQPDVFVNYYLTLAEAEVGDPATALVSPYANVSNPQIVFARIENSITGCFSTTELELIVLPATDIGTFDRIELCDDPIADGSTTFDLTIYDTVVVPDPTGLTITYHTTPGDAAVGAAPITPADAYNNVTNPQTIYVRTEDSKECVQLGQFDLFVIARPLFTVPTPYALCEDDVIDGFTEFDLTVNNLEIIDGNPFYSVQYYFSDADAEAGVDPLPPIYTNVVNPQIIYVRVDDSSTGCYGVQPLELIVVNPDAAMTPEPLTYCDPDNDGFGEFNLEDATLEITGGDPTLTVSYHETEANAESGLLPLSSPYNNIVFGTQTIYARVETPLVEDCFVIVELQLIVLDTPQIADPEPLLACDDNDDGIVVFDLTVKDPEILDGLDPADYTVEYYEDAAFTSLIAPATAYTNLTNPQTVFVLVTDNTNLCTATTTLELIVNFPPEVFPPAPLELCDVNNPGDEVEEFDLELATPEITGGDTSLIVTYHETAADADTGDNPLTSPYTNTSNPQTIYVRVEDPDTGCFVSDVVTLDLRVNPQPSPTPDPTPIEICDADNDGFVDNFILTDRDVEIINGEPDVVVSYHETLADAQADLFPLSSPYANIVAYSQIVYARVENTLTGCFTIVELELIVLNSPELPLEIEDYVICDDDDDGIAVFDLTTKDPEIYGSQDPATLDLTYHLSEADALAGVMPIVTPAAFVNTTNPQTIWVRLFDPVTGCASVGSFELIVSLPPVIAAPGDLDALERCDDETADGFASFDLTQAEDDITLGAPGLLVQYYTTEMDAQDDTNAIDPATDYTNTVNPQTIWVRVTDGDTGCVSFTTLTIRVLPNPSPNTDPDPIEVCDEVTVGDGIEVIDLTQREAEIIGGEPGVSASYYETEADATLGDPLLAIADPTAYSNIETPQIIWVRITNDTTGCFTLVELPIIVHPLPEAPEVSDYIICEVATDGVATFDLNTKLPEILGGQDPTDLEITFHEVEADADAGINAIATPEAFVNVTNPQTIYVRITNTVTGCYSATQSFNIEVREGATATAPAAVYRICDNVGDGTDGIGEFTLSTQDAEILGGQDPVIYVVSYHASDADATTGDNALPDSYINTENPQVIWARVTNTDTGCFAITTLTLEVSPLPVISLEDSYRLCVDEFGNPIQNESGEASPPVLNTGLSDLDYTFEWFLNGNPLPETTSSIVARAGGTYTVIATETTSGLGCSAEASTTVTVSSPPTTFSAEVITNAFADDHQIQAEASGLGVYFFQLDDGPLQESGLFTNVSPGDHIVTIVDQNGCGSVSIPVGVIDYPLFFTPNQDGYHDTWNIIGIASNPTAQIYIYDRFGKLLKQLSPLGPGWDGTYNGNPMPSSDYWFQVIYEEDGVNKEFRGHFSLKR; translated from the coding sequence ATGAAAAAGCTCTTATTTCCCCTCTTTTTCCTCCTGGCTACGCTATATGGTTTTTCGCAAACCATTGTCATGCAGGATGGTACTTTCAACACCTGCACAGGAACATTTGTCGATTCTGGTGGAACAGCTGCTCCCTACGGTAACAGTGAAGATTTCACCATAACGCTTTGTCCAGACACAGCTGGAATGGCAATTACTTTGGATTTTAGCGTCTTTGCCACAGAAACAGGAGGCGATGTAATGACCATTTACGACGGCCCAGACACTACGGGTACGGTAATAGGTTCGTTTAGCGGCCCAACTTCTCCGGGAACAGTTTATACGAGCCCTGCTACTACAACGGGTTGTTTAACTATACGATTTCAGTCTAATGCGGTGGTCTTTGGAGCCGGTTGGGAAGCTGCCATTAGCTGTATTTTGCCTTCGGATATTCCCTTATCCCCCTTTATTAATGTAGATACCACCACCTATACGGTTCAAGAGCTGGTAGAAGATATTTTGATCGATAGTCCTTGTGCCGAGAGTTCGAATTATACCTCAAGTACCGGAACCGATTTTGGCGATGTGAACGGGATTGGTTATTTCAACGCTGAGGGGAGTGGTTTTCCATTTGCAGAGGGAGTTATATTGACTACGGGGTCTGCAGAGGAGGCAGAAGGCCCTAACGATGAGATCCTAGGAGCGGGAGGTTGGCCAGGTGATGCGGACTTAGCTGCAATTTTAGGCATCCCACTTGGAGAACTTAACAATGCTTCTTACATCCAATTTGACTTTGTGCCTTCTATTCCCGAGATCGCTTTTGATTTTATTTTCGCTTCGGAGGAGTACAATCAGAATTTCGAATGTAGCTTTTCGGATTCCTTTGCGTTTATCTTGACCAACACAGCTACTGGTGTGGTGGAGAATCTGGCAGTTTTGCCCGGAACGGCAATTCCTATTCAGGTAACCAACATCAGGCCCGAAGTTCCTGGTTTTTGTGCGGCGGTCAATGAGATCTATTTTGATACGTATAACTTTTTACCCTTTGCAGACGAGACCACAGCCCCGATTGATTTTAATGGGCAAACCACAGTGCTTACCGCGATGGGAATGGTTACTCCAGGCGATCCCTACAACATAAAACTGGTTATTGCAGACAATCAAGACGACTTGTACGACGCAGCTGTATTTATAGAAGCGGGTAGTTTTGACATCGATATTAATTTAGGAGACGATATTTTGATCTCGGACGGATCTGCGCCTTGCGAGGGCGAGACCATTGCCTTGAGTTCTGGTGGAGGTTCTCCTGGAGCCACCTATCAGTGGTACATCTTTAACGATACAACAGGGGTTTTCGATCCAATTCCTGGAGCAACTTTACCGACCATTGTCATTGATACTCCCGGACTTTATCGTTTGGAGGCGATCTTTGCCTCGGGTTGTACCGTATCCGACGAAGTACTTGTAGAATTCTTCCCAGCACCGGTGCCGGGTATTCCGGATCCGCTTACCATTTGCGATGACGACAACGACGGTTTTGCCGATTTCACCTTAACCGATGCCGATGCGCAGATCATCGATGGTGCAACCGGGGTTAGTGTTCGTTACTATCTTAACACAGCCGATGCAGAAGCCGGTGGAACAGGAACAGCTTTGGCGAGCCCTTACACCAACATTACTAACCCACAAACGGTCTATGCGCGATTGGAAAACGATATTACGCGTTGTTTCAATATAGTCGAGCTAGAGCTCATAGTTTACGACACTCCTGTCTTGGCAGATCCTATTCCAAACTTTGTGGTCTGTGACGATGATACCGACGGCTTTTTTGTCTTCGATCTCACTTCTTGGGATACCCAAGTCACTGCAGATCCTACCGATCTCACCATCAATTATTACGAAACATTAGCAGATGCAGACGCGGCTACTTCGCCAATTACGCCAGCAGATGCTTACACCAATGTAAGCAATCCGCAGACCATATATGTCCGCTTAGAGAACACAGACGGTTGTTCTATAGTTGGGCAATTTGATCTGATCATCAATCCGCTACCTGTTTATACGCCACCAGTCAATTATGAGCTTTGTGACTATGACGATGTGCTAGACGATTCCACCGAATTTGATCTAAGTACTGTAACCACGGCCATGACGGCAGACGATCCTTTACTCAACGTGAGTTACTACTTAACCTTGGCAGATGCAGAAGCCGGTGCTCCGGCCTTGCCATTGTTGTATACCAATACCACTAACCCGCAGACCATCTGGACGCGTATAGAAGTTGCTGCGACAGGCTGTTTTGTGATCGAGTCTTTTGATCTGGTTGTCTTGGACACGCCATTTGCGAATCCTCCGGTCTCGCTTAAGGAATGTGATACCGACACGGATGGGATCGATGAGTTTGATCTTACCCAGGCCGATGCCGATATTATTGGTGGTCAAACTGGGGTCTTTGTAAACTACTATTTCACCTTGGCAGAAGCAGAAGCTGGAGATCCGGCCACAGCGCTACCAAGTCCGTATACCAATGTTACAAGTCCTCAAACGGTCTATGCCAGAATTGAAAATGCGGTTACGGGTTGTTATGATGTTACCGAGTTGGAACTGATCGTGATCTTGGCAACTCCACTTCCAACCTATGAACTTTGCGACGACGATGTAGCAGACGGATTCACCGTATTTGATCTTACTCTTTGGGATTTTGAGATCGCTGCGGATCCGACAGGGCTAGATATCACTTACCATGAGACTGCTGCGGATGCCTCCGCAGGAACCCCTGCAATCACTCCGGCAGATGCGTATACGAACACTTCCAATCCGCAGACCATCTATGTGCGAGTAGTTAATTCAGACGGTTGTGTGACCATTGGTCTCTTTGATCTTGAAGTATTACCGCTTCCTATTTTTACGCCGCCTACACCTTTGGGTATTTGTGACGATGCTGTTCTAGACGGTTTTGCGCCTTTTGACCTCACGGTAAAGGATCCGGAGATCACCGGGGGAGATCCAACGCTAAGTGTAACTTATTATTTAACAGAGGCCGATGCCGATGCAGCAACAGGAGCATTGGTTTCTCCTTACACCAATACTTCGAACCCGCAGATCATCTATGCGAGAATTGACGATAGTACTACCGGCTGTCATGATACGACACCGATGGAACTTATTGTTTACGCTCCACCGACAGCCTTCCCGCCAACACCATTGGAGCGTTGTGATAATGATGCAGACGACGTGGCCTTGTTCGATCTGACCCTTGCAGATGCAGACATTATCGGTGGGCAACCTGATGTATTTGTGAACTACTATTTGACCTTAGCTGAGGCTGAGGTTGGAGATCCGGCAACTGCCTTAGTTTCTCCATATGCGAACGTTTCCAATCCGCAGATCGTTTTTGCGCGTATTGAGAATTCGATCACCGGATGTTTCTCTACTACGGAGTTGGAACTTATAGTGCTTCCAGCAACAGATATTGGAACTTTTGATCGTATTGAACTTTGCGACGACCCAATAGCCGACGGTTCTACGACCTTTGATCTTACTATTTACGATACTGTAGTTGTTCCAGACCCGACAGGGCTTACCATTACTTATCATACCACACCTGGAGATGCTGCCGTAGGAGCTGCGCCAATCACTCCAGCAGATGCTTATAACAATGTCACCAATCCGCAGACCATCTATGTGCGTACTGAAGATTCAAAAGAATGTGTGCAATTGGGACAGTTCGATCTATTTGTAATCGCCAGACCGCTCTTTACGGTGCCTACACCATATGCGCTTTGTGAGGATGATGTGATAGATGGCTTTACAGAGTTCGATCTTACCGTAAATAACCTAGAGATCATAGATGGGAATCCGTTCTATTCTGTGCAGTATTACTTTAGTGATGCTGATGCTGAGGCAGGGGTGGATCCACTGCCGCCTATTTATACCAATGTGGTGAACCCACAGATCATCTACGTTCGTGTCGATGATTCTTCTACGGGTTGCTACGGAGTGCAACCTTTGGAGTTGATCGTAGTGAATCCTGATGCCGCTATGACGCCCGAACCACTGACGTATTGCGACCCTGATAATGACGGTTTTGGTGAATTCAACCTAGAAGATGCAACCTTAGAAATTACTGGTGGCGACCCAACACTTACGGTTAGCTATCACGAAACAGAGGCTAATGCTGAAAGCGGATTGCTTCCACTTTCAAGTCCTTACAACAATATCGTATTTGGAACTCAGACCATCTATGCAAGAGTGGAAACTCCTTTGGTAGAAGATTGTTTTGTCATCGTGGAACTCCAACTGATCGTCTTAGACACGCCTCAGATCGCAGATCCTGAGCCGTTACTGGCCTGTGACGACAACGACGATGGCATAGTGGTGTTTGACCTAACGGTTAAAGACCCAGAGATCTTGGACGGTTTGGACCCTGCGGACTATACGGTAGAATACTATGAGGATGCGGCCTTCACTTCGCTGATCGCTCCTGCTACGGCCTATACGAACTTGACCAACCCACAGACGGTCTTTGTATTGGTTACCGACAACACGAATTTGTGTACGGCAACCACGACCTTAGAGCTGATTGTAAACTTCCCACCGGAGGTTTTCCCACCGGCGCCTTTGGAGCTTTGTGATGTGAATAATCCGGGCGATGAGGTTGAGGAGTTTGACTTGGAGTTGGCTACCCCAGAGATCACAGGAGGCGACACTTCTTTGATAGTGACCTACCACGAGACGGCCGCGGATGCAGACACGGGAGACAACCCACTTACGAGTCCCTACACCAATACGAGCAACCCACAGACGATCTACGTACGGGTAGAGGATCCAGACACGGGCTGTTTTGTAAGCGATGTGGTTACCTTAGACTTACGCGTAAACCCACAACCGAGTCCAACCCCAGATCCTACTCCAATAGAGATCTGTGATGCGGACAACGACGGTTTTGTAGACAATTTTATACTCACCGATAGAGACGTAGAGATCATTAACGGAGAGCCGGATGTAGTGGTGAGCTACCACGAGACCTTGGCAGACGCGCAGGCCGATCTATTCCCACTTAGCTCGCCCTATGCGAACATTGTGGCCTACAGCCAGATCGTATACGCTAGAGTAGAAAACACTCTAACGGGCTGCTTTACCATTGTAGAGCTAGAGCTTATTGTACTGAACTCCCCAGAGCTACCTCTGGAGATCGAAGACTATGTGATCTGTGACGACGACGATGACGGCATCGCGGTGTTTGATCTAACCACCAAGGATCCGGAGATCTACGGCAGCCAAGACCCAGCGACGCTGGATCTTACTTATCACCTAAGCGAGGCAGATGCCTTGGCTGGGGTGATGCCAATAGTAACGCCAGCGGCCTTTGTGAACACGACCAATCCGCAGACGATCTGGGTACGCTTATTTGACCCAGTAACGGGCTGCGCGAGTGTGGGTAGCTTTGAGCTGATTGTGAGCTTGCCACCGGTTATTGCAGCGCCAGGCGATCTGGATGCTCTGGAGCGTTGTGACGATGAGACCGCAGACGGTTTTGCAAGTTTTGATCTGACTCAGGCAGAAGACGACATTACCCTAGGAGCTCCAGGCTTACTGGTACAGTACTACACCACAGAGATGGACGCTCAGGACGATACCAACGCCATTGACCCAGCTACGGACTACACCAACACGGTGAACCCACAGACGATCTGGGTACGAGTAACGGACGGGGACACGGGCTGTGTGTCGTTCACTACCTTAACGATACGGGTATTGCCTAATCCATCACCGAACACGGATCCAGATCCGATAGAGGTTTGTGATGAAGTAACGGTAGGCGATGGGATAGAGGTTATAGACCTAACCCAAAGAGAGGCAGAGATCATAGGCGGAGAGCCAGGAGTATCGGCGAGTTATTATGAAACTGAGGCCGATGCTACACTAGGCGATCCACTCTTGGCCATAGCCGATCCGACGGCCTACAGCAATATAGAGACACCACAGATCATCTGGGTACGCATTACTAACGATACCACAGGTTGCTTTACCTTGGTAGAGTTACCGATTATAGTGCACCCACTACCGGAGGCTCCGGAGGTGAGTGATTATATCATCTGTGAGGTAGCCACCGACGGGGTAGCGACCTTTGATCTAAACACGAAGCTCCCAGAGATCCTAGGTGGACAAGATCCAACGGACTTGGAGATCACCTTCCACGAGGTAGAGGCCGATGCCGATGCAGGCATCAACGCCATTGCCACGCCAGAGGCCTTTGTGAATGTGACCAACCCACAGACGATCTATGTACGCATTACCAATACGGTAACGGGCTGTTACTCGGCCACGCAGAGCTTTAACATAGAGGTTAGAGAAGGCGCCACGGCCACTGCGCCAGCAGCGGTGTACCGCATTTGTGATAATGTAGGCGACGGCACGGACGGCATCGGAGAGTTTACCCTATCTACCCAAGATGCAGAGATACTGGGCGGACAAGATCCGGTGATCTATGTGGTTAGCTACCACGCCAGTGATGCAGACGCCACTACGGGAGACAATGCACTACCGGACAGCTATATCAATACAGAGAACCCACAGGTGATCTGGGCCCGAGTGACCAATACGGACACGGGCTGTTTTGCCATCACCACACTCACCCTAGAGGTATCACCACTACCGGTGATCAGCTTGGAGGACAGTTACAGACTGTGTGTGGATGAGTTTGGCAATCCGATCCAGAACGAATCGGGCGAAGCTTCACCACCGGTACTAAACACGGGCCTTAGTGATCTGGACTATACTTTTGAGTGGTTCTTAAACGGCAATCCATTGCCAGAGACCACTTCGAGCATTGTAGCCAGAGCAGGAGGAACTTATACGGTTATTGCAACGGAGACCACCAGCGGCTTGGGATGTAGTGCAGAGGCCTCGACCACGGTAACGGTATCCTCGCCACCGACCACATTCAGTGCCGAGGTGATCACCAACGCCTTTGCAGACGATCATCAGATCCAGGCGGAGGCTAGCGGACTGGGCGTGTACTTCTTCCAGTTGGATGACGGGCCGCTGCAGGAGAGTGGTTTGTTCACCAATGTGAGTCCGGGAGATCATATAGTGACCATAGTGGATCAGAACGGATGCGGAAGCGTGAGTATCCCGGTGGGCGTGATCGACTATCCGCTGTTCTTCACCCCGAACCAAGACGGCTATCACGATACGTGGAACATCATAGGAATAGCGAGCAATCCGACGGCGCAGATCTATATCTACGATCGCTTCGGAAAGTTACTCAAGCAGCTAAGTCCACTGGGTCCAGGCTGGGATGGAACCTACAACGGAAACCCGATGCCATCTAGCGACTACTGGTTCCAGGTGATCTATGAGGAAGACGGTGTAAATAAAGAGTTTAGAGGCCACTTTAGCTTGAAAAGGTAA
- a CDS encoding NifU family protein, with the protein METRRVTIEPTSQPTIVKFVTDTFLTQSESFEFANIDQAGRSPLAKELFFLPFVKTVYVSQNFVAIERYNIVEWADVQDQVAEQIAAYLDSGKPVITKAEAPKNVPVSVYAEVTPNPSVMKFVANKTLVNDTYEFKTLESAKNAPLALRLFRFPFVKEVFMSGNYISIMKLDGIEWQEVTQELRDFITQYVAQGKTILDDAILTEERQTEEKIVPVKPQELEGISKEIVEILDEYVKPAVAGDGGNIAFDSYDANTKTVKVILQGACSGCPSSTVTLKNGIETMLREMLQGKVSYVEAING; encoded by the coding sequence ATGGAAACTCGTCGCGTTACAATAGAACCAACTTCGCAACCCACTATAGTCAAATTTGTTACAGATACCTTCTTGACACAGTCGGAAAGTTTTGAATTTGCGAATATAGATCAAGCCGGGCGCAGTCCTCTGGCTAAAGAGTTGTTCTTCTTGCCTTTTGTAAAGACCGTTTATGTATCTCAGAACTTTGTGGCTATTGAACGCTACAACATTGTGGAGTGGGCCGATGTACAGGACCAAGTAGCAGAGCAGATCGCTGCCTATTTAGATTCAGGAAAACCCGTGATAACTAAAGCAGAAGCTCCAAAGAATGTACCTGTTTCGGTCTATGCCGAGGTAACTCCGAACCCTTCGGTAATGAAGTTCGTAGCCAACAAGACCTTGGTGAACGATACTTACGAATTCAAGACCTTGGAATCTGCAAAGAATGCACCTTTAGCCTTGCGCTTGTTCCGTTTTCCATTTGTGAAAGAGGTCTTTATGAGCGGGAATTATATTTCTATTATGAAACTCGACGGAATTGAGTGGCAAGAAGTAACTCAAGAATTGCGTGACTTCATAACTCAGTATGTTGCTCAAGGCAAGACCATTTTAGACGATGCGATCTTGACCGAGGAGCGGCAGACCGAAGAAAAGATCGTACCCGTAAAACCACAAGAGCTAGAAGGCATTTCCAAAGAGATCGTGGAGATCTTGGATGAGTATGTAAAGCCCGCGGTAGCAGGAGATGGCGGAAACATCGCTTTTGATTCTTATGATGCTAACACCAAAACGGTGAAAGTTATTCTGCAAGGAGCCTGCAGTGGTTGCCCTTCTAGTACCGTGACCTTAAAGAATGGTATTGAGACCATGTTGCGAGAAATGCTCCAAGGAAAGGTA